GCCATCCACAATGGCCGCGCTCTTTGGTGCAAGCGCCCTCGGAATCACTTTTATTCGTCGACGACGTAAGTCATAGCTCTAAGAGCATTCAAATTTCAGAATTTTGAGGTTCCTTTGAAGCAACCTGAACCCGGCAACGAGCTTGCCGGGTTTTCTTTTATTGGATAAAGACATATCCCTGCAGGCTAACTTAACTTGATTCGAGCCCTACTATTGCCTGAAACTATTAAGCCTCAAGTGAGTTTAGCATAAGATACCCATTCCGACACATGATGCCTCTGACAAAACGCACACGGCTAACCGTATGGCTCCTTTTCTTAAGCAAAAGTTTGCTGATTGAATCAAGCGCACACCAGCACGGCCATATTGATACTTCGTTCCAAACACCATCTCACGATAGCACTCAGCCACCCCCAGAATCAGCGGCGGCATTTGATCCCTTTGACGATCATGTAAAAGTCAATTGGGACGACACCTATTTGTATATCGAAACCAACTCCCTGCCCGAGCATGAGATGATGGTCGGCATCACTGCCTGGAATCAACAGGTGCCGCTGCCCCAGAATTATACCGGAACCAATCGCTGGCAATTGCCGCTACACCCCGTTCCCGCAACTAAACCCATCATTGGGCGTGAGGCACTGTTCCGGGGCGCAATTGCCATAGCAGTGAATGGAGTACCCATTTTTAACCCAATCAAGAATGACGGTAAAACCGATACGAATCTCGCAGGTGAGCTCGATGAATTCGGCGGCCATGCCGGACGCGCAGATGATTATCACTATCATTTGCCACCCACCTTTTTGAATGAACGACTGGGCGACGAACAGCCGATCGGATTCGGACTCGATGGATACCCACTTTACGGCTACAACGAACCCGATGGAACACCTGCGAGGAATCTGGACCAGCTCAATGGGCACAAGCATGGAGACCTCGGCTATCACTACCACTCCAGCAAAGACTACCCATATTTGAATGGCGGATTGCGGGGCAAGGTGACCGTCAACAACGACGAAGTCGAACAACCACGCACACAGCCAGTGCGACCTTTTACCCAACCGCTGCGTGGTGCGAAGATCGTGGCCTTCAATCAAACAGCTCCCAATGCATATTCGCTCGGCTACGACTATCGAGGTGGGCGCTACACAATCAATTACAGTGTCGAAGACAACGGAACAGTGGACTTCGAATTTGTTGATCCTAAAGGCAATATTGAAACCGATACATACAGGCAAAAAACGAGCAAAGACAACAGACCGCCAAGAGGCCCCAAGCCAGACGAATCATCTGAACGCAGGCCACCCGAACGTACAGGGGGCGACCAACGCCAACCATGGGTCAAGAAGCACGCCGACGAACTCGATGCCAACAACGACGGAACAGTGGCGCTGAGCGAAGTGATGGAAGAGGCAAAGGCGATATTCATGCTTCAGGACCAGGATGGAGACCGTCAATTGACCCTGGAGGAGATGACCAACATACAGCCACAACGGCGCTCACCGGTGTATGGTTTTTTGGAAAAACATAATCTTGAGATGGACGAAGATGGAGATTCAAAGGTTTCAGCAAAGGAGCTCGCAGACCAGTTTAAACAATTTTTCTACGAGTCGGATTTGGACAATAACGGGCGACTAACCCCTAATGAATTACAGTAATCAGAAGCCTGCCGAAAGATTGTGAACAGATTGAATAAGAAAGCGTCGACATCGCACCTTCGATAACGAAACTACCTCCCGATGGCAGACAGAGGGAACAGACGCGGCGGCAAGTCCAACGTGATACAATGGGAACAGGCGATGGGCGACCGCACACCACCTCACAACATCGAGATGGAGCAGGCACTGCTGGCTTGCATCATTCTGGAAGGTGGAAATGAGAGCTTCCCCGTCTGCATTCAGGAAAAAGTCCGCCCCGAAAGTTTTTACTCCACCAAGCATCAGCTGATCTATGCGGCCATGACCAAGCTCTACGAAGCTGGAGTCGCACCCATCAATGAAGTCCTCCTCATCGACCAACTGAAAAAAGAGGGCACGCTCGATCAAGCAGGTGGAGACAACTACATGATCGAAATCACCAACCGCATCGACACACCGGTTGGCCTTCAGCACTACGTCGAGCGCGTTCGCGACGGTTATCTGCTCCGCGAGATCATCCGCGCCTCCAACGAAGCCATCGAATCAGTCTATGACGACCCGAGTGATGTCCAGACCCTGATCGACGGTGTTGAGCAACGGATTTTCAAAATCAACGAGGACCGCATCAGTGATTCGGCCCGCCCGGTCAAAGAGTCCATCGACACCGCCATGGCGATGGTCAACAACTTCATCCAGCGCCGTGGAGACATCACCGGAGTTTCAACCGGCTTCCTCGATCTCGATAAAATGACCACTGGCTGGCACGCGACCGAAATGATCGTTGTCGCGGCGCGACCCTCAATGGGTAAAACCAGTCTCGCGCTGAACATGGCTGAGGCCGCGATCCTGCCCAACGGAGACCATGAGGCAACCCCTACCCTGCTTTTCAGCCTGGAAATGGGCGCTGACCAGCTCGCCATGCGTTTGCTGTGTAGCCGGGGACGCGTCAACATGACCAAGCTTCGTGACGGTTTCCTCCCAAGGGAAAAGCAGCAGGACCTCATGCGGACGGCCAAAGAGCTCCAAGGCGCACCACTTTATATTGATGACAGCTCGGGTTTGAACATCCTCGAACTTCGTGCCAAAGCACGCCGCCAGCACAATCAGTTACCGAATGGCCTCGGGCTGGTCATCGTCGACTACCTTCAGCTCGTCGCCGGAACCGACCCACGAGTCCCCCGCGAGCAACAAATTGCGGAAATTTCGCGTGGTATGAAAGGCATGGCCAAGGAGTTGAACATCCCCGTCATCGTTCTCGGACAGCTGAATCGCGAATCTGAGAAAGAAAAAAGACAACCCCGTATTTCTGACCTCCGCGAGTCCGGCTCAATCGAGCAGGACGCTGATATTGTGCTGCTTTTATCGAAGCCAAAAGAAAATCGAGAGAACGAAGATATGACTCTCGAAGTTGTCCCGCGTGATTTAATCATTGCCAAGCAACGAAATGGCCCGATAGGAACGGTAACTTTGCACTTCACTAAGAACCTGACGCGCTTTGAAAATTACACGCCTCATTCGGCATAGCCTAAACGCTGGTCACCCGACTGCTTTCCTGACCCTGCTCATCTTCCTCGCTTCGCCATTGTTGCAAGCGCAGATGATTGCCAATGCAGAAAACCAAGTCGTTGACGACATCGAGATTAAATTCGAGGGAGCTCAGACCGTCAGCGTCGAGAACGTCCTGGCACACGTCCGTCTGCGACAGGGACAGCCCTACAGCCAGGCACTGGTGGATCAATCGATCCGTGCCCTCTACGCGACAGGGAACTTTGAGTTCATCGAAGTACGCCGTCAAAACCTCGCTGGCGGAGGTATTCGCGTGGAATTCGTTGTGGTCCCCAAATACCGGATTTCGGCGATCAAATTTGAAGGCAACTCCGATATTTCGGATTCGCGCCTGAAGGAAGAAATCGAAAACGAGGTCGGAATGCCTCTGGACGAAGTTCAGGTGAAGCGCGACTCAACCAAGATTTTCCAGTATCTGCAGAAAAAAGGTTATACCAACGCCGTTGTCAGCTATGACATCATCCGTGACGAAGAAGTCGGCTCCGGAGAAATCATTTTCAATGTCGATGAAGGTGAGCGCCTCAAGGTCGATGACATCAAGTTCGTTGGAAACGACAACATCAGCTCGGGCGATCTGCGCGATGTGATGGAAACTAGCGAATACTTTTTCCTCTGGTCCTGGATCACCGGTTCGGGTCGCCTGCAGGAGGAAGAATTCCAGGATGACTTGGAACTGCTGAGGACTTATTACAAAAACAAAGGCTTCCTCGACGTCGAGATCCCGGAATCCGAGGTGATGCTCGAATACCCCAAGGAAGGCTGGATGAATATCGTCATCAACGTGACCGAAGGGCGACGCTACTACATCGGCAACATCACTTTCGAAGGCAATGAACTCTTCACGACCGAACAGCTCGAAAAAGTCCTCACGATCAAAACCGGAGATGTTTTCTCCCCCGAGGAAATCGACAAGAACGTCGAAACACTGAAAGACTTTTATGGCGAAGTTGGCTATCTGGACACATTCGTCCGTGTAGAACGCTTTCCTGACCTGAATTCAGGCGATATCGACCTGAAATTCGTCTTCACCGAGGGTGAGAAGTTCTTCGTTGAGACAATCAACCTACAGGGCAACACCAAGACCAAGAGCACGGTTATCGTCCGCGAACTGGCTCTGGCCCCGGGTGACGTCTTCGACCTGGTCCGCATGAAGAGCAGTCAGGCGCGTCTGGAAAACACCCGTTACTTTGATGCCGTCAACCTCTCGCCTGAGGCGACCAACCTCCCCAACCGCCGCAACCTCCGCGTCACGGTCAAGGAAGGCCGCACGGGTAACCTCACCTTCGGTGCCGGTTTCAGCTCGGTCGAATCCATTGTCGGCTTTGTTGAGGTCAGCCAAAGCAATTTTGACCTTTTCAACTACCGTTCTGGCTTCCAAGGCGCCGGTCAAAAGTTCCGCATCCGCCTCTCGGCCGGTTCACGAACCAATCAAATTCTGATCTCTTTCGAGGAACCCTGGGTCTACCAGCGCGAACTCGCCTTCGGTTTTGAAATTTACCGGACGGACAGTGACTTCCTCTCTGCCGACTATGACGAAATTCGAACCGGTTTCGAAGTTTACCTCCGCAAGCGCCTCTTCGAGTTGGTGGAAGGCCGCCTCTCCTATCGTCTCGAAAATGTGGAAATTAGTGATGTGGTTAGCACTGCTCCTCAAACAATTCAGGATGAAGCCGGCAGCCGCAGTGTTTCACAAGTCAGCTGGACGATGCTGCGTGACACTCGCGATAACCTGGTTTTCCCAACTCGCGGTAGCCGGGTGCAAAGCATCACCAATGTTGCCGGTGGGCCGTTCCTGGGGCAAACTAATCTGGTTCGCCAGGAAATACGGGCAGCCAAGTGGTTCAAAACCTTCGACTTCCTGACCCAGACCATCATGTTCTCCGGAAGAACCGGAACTGTATTTTCGTATGGCGGCAAAGATGTTCCTTTCTTTGAAAAATACTTCCTTGGTGGACCTTATACTTTGAGAGGTTTCAAATTCCGTCAGGTTGGCCCACAGGTAGGCGGAGAGCCTGTCGGTGGTGAAACGATGGGCTTAGTTCAGGTGGAATACACATTCCGCATTCTAGAGCCACTAGGCTTCGCAGTCTTCTACGACGGTGGTTTCGTCAACAGCGGCAACTTCGATTGGGGAACCAATGAATACAATGACGACTTCGGATTCGGCCTGCGCATCATTCTCCTTGGCGCACCGCTCAATCTGGACTTCGGTTTCCCAATCCAATCAACGACATATTCCGATGGAAGCACCAACGACGACGGGATGCAGTTCAACTTCTCATTTGGAACCGTATTCTAAACCTGTTGTCTTCACGAAAATCCTAAAAACGATGGGGAACACTGCATCATTTTTCCTTTCAATATAGCTAAGAGTGCTTTTACTCACGCATCTTCACTGACAAATACAGACAATTTAAAACCCAATGATTAAGAAAACCGCACTTACACTCGTTGCTCTTCTGAGCCTCACAGCATTCGGCTTTGCCCAGAAAACGCCACTCGTTTTGACGGTGGACATGGGGCAGCTTTACAACGATTACTGGAAAGCACAGGAAGCACAGGCCAAATTCAACGCCTCTGTCGAGAATGCGCAGCAGGAAATCCAGGCCATGATCGAAGAAGGCATGTCCATGGCGACTGACCTTCAGGGCATGCAGGAAAAGATCAGCAATCCAGCCCTGACTGATGCTTCAAAGCAGGAAATCGCCACGGAAGCCCAGTCCAAGGCCAATCTAATCCGCCAGAAGGAAGCCGAAGTTAACAATTTCCGCCAGCAGACGGACCGTACGCTTCAGCAGCGCCGCCAGTCGATCATCAACCTCCACCTCAGCGAAATCCGCGAAGTTGTGGTTGAAGTCGCCAAGGAAAAAGGTGCTGACCTCGTCCTCAACACCAACGGCCTCGCTGTTGTTTACTTCGACGAGTCTTTCGACGTGACCAAAGATGTCCTGACAAAGCTCAATGCAAACAAGCCTCAGGAGTAACATTTAGATATTTTCGAGACCCCCGCATCTGGAAACAGAGCGGGGGTTTTTGTTTTAGAAAGTGCATGAAATTAGCCACAGAGGACAAAGAGTGGCTTTTGACAGAATTAAGGGAATCACTGGAATTTCAAATTCCTTTAATTCTGTAAATTCTGTCAAAACAAACCGGTGGTCAGGCTCTGTGTTCTCTGTGCCTCAGTGGCTAATTTCGTTCTTATTTTTTAGATCAATCCAACTTCTGCCTTCTCACTTCTGACTTCTCACTTTAACAATCCCTCCATGCGGTTTTCATTCTCCATTGAAAAACTAGTTGATATCATTGGTTCAGCCGAAGTTGAAGGCTCCACGAATCAGGAAATCACTGATATCGCCTCCCTTTCCAATGCAAAGGCAGGCGACCTCTCCTTTCTCGGGAACAAAAAATACACCCGCGAAGTCCCGGAGTCAGCCGCATCAGTAATTCTGCTACCCAATACCTACGAAGGCAGCCCGTCAGAGAACCAGGTATTTCTGCGACTGGAAAATCCATCCCTGGCGCTGGCTAAACTCTGCGAAGAAATTGAGAAACTGCTCATGCCCAAACCTGCGACGGGCATCCATGCTTCTGCCACGGTTTCAGACTCAGCAACCGTGGACCCAACGGCAACTATCGGTCCAGGATGCGTCATCTCCGATGGGGCTAAAATCGGGGCAGGAACGCATTTGGAAGCCACTGTGTTTATTGGCCACAACGTAACCATCGGTAATGATTGTTGGATCAAGCCACATGTCACGGTAGGTGATTACTGTGAGATCGGAAATCGTGTTCGCCTGCACGCCGGGGCGGTCATCGGCTCAGACGGATTCGGTTATGAAACCGTCAACGGCGTTCACCATAAAGTCCCACAAATTGGAAACGTCGTGGTGGAAGACGATGTCGAAATCGGGGCAAACAGCACCATCGACCGCGCCCGCTTCAGCAGCACACGTATCGGTGCAGGCACAAAAATCGACAACCTCGTGCAAATCGCACACAATGTTGAAACC
The Rubellicoccus peritrichatus DNA segment above includes these coding regions:
- a CDS encoding YHYH protein, translated to MMPLTKRTRLTVWLLFLSKSLLIESSAHQHGHIDTSFQTPSHDSTQPPPESAAAFDPFDDHVKVNWDDTYLYIETNSLPEHEMMVGITAWNQQVPLPQNYTGTNRWQLPLHPVPATKPIIGREALFRGAIAIAVNGVPIFNPIKNDGKTDTNLAGELDEFGGHAGRADDYHYHLPPTFLNERLGDEQPIGFGLDGYPLYGYNEPDGTPARNLDQLNGHKHGDLGYHYHSSKDYPYLNGGLRGKVTVNNDEVEQPRTQPVRPFTQPLRGAKIVAFNQTAPNAYSLGYDYRGGRYTINYSVEDNGTVDFEFVDPKGNIETDTYRQKTSKDNRPPRGPKPDESSERRPPERTGGDQRQPWVKKHADELDANNDGTVALSEVMEEAKAIFMLQDQDGDRQLTLEEMTNIQPQRRSPVYGFLEKHNLEMDEDGDSKVSAKELADQFKQFFYESDLDNNGRLTPNELQ
- the dnaB gene encoding replicative DNA helicase produces the protein MADRGNRRGGKSNVIQWEQAMGDRTPPHNIEMEQALLACIILEGGNESFPVCIQEKVRPESFYSTKHQLIYAAMTKLYEAGVAPINEVLLIDQLKKEGTLDQAGGDNYMIEITNRIDTPVGLQHYVERVRDGYLLREIIRASNEAIESVYDDPSDVQTLIDGVEQRIFKINEDRISDSARPVKESIDTAMAMVNNFIQRRGDITGVSTGFLDLDKMTTGWHATEMIVVAARPSMGKTSLALNMAEAAILPNGDHEATPTLLFSLEMGADQLAMRLLCSRGRVNMTKLRDGFLPREKQQDLMRTAKELQGAPLYIDDSSGLNILELRAKARRQHNQLPNGLGLVIVDYLQLVAGTDPRVPREQQIAEISRGMKGMAKELNIPVIVLGQLNRESEKEKRQPRISDLRESGSIEQDADIVLLLSKPKENRENEDMTLEVVPRDLIIAKQRNGPIGTVTLHFTKNLTRFENYTPHSA
- the bamA gene encoding outer membrane protein assembly factor BamA, with the protein product MKITRLIRHSLNAGHPTAFLTLLIFLASPLLQAQMIANAENQVVDDIEIKFEGAQTVSVENVLAHVRLRQGQPYSQALVDQSIRALYATGNFEFIEVRRQNLAGGGIRVEFVVVPKYRISAIKFEGNSDISDSRLKEEIENEVGMPLDEVQVKRDSTKIFQYLQKKGYTNAVVSYDIIRDEEVGSGEIIFNVDEGERLKVDDIKFVGNDNISSGDLRDVMETSEYFFLWSWITGSGRLQEEEFQDDLELLRTYYKNKGFLDVEIPESEVMLEYPKEGWMNIVINVTEGRRYYIGNITFEGNELFTTEQLEKVLTIKTGDVFSPEEIDKNVETLKDFYGEVGYLDTFVRVERFPDLNSGDIDLKFVFTEGEKFFVETINLQGNTKTKSTVIVRELALAPGDVFDLVRMKSSQARLENTRYFDAVNLSPEATNLPNRRNLRVTVKEGRTGNLTFGAGFSSVESIVGFVEVSQSNFDLFNYRSGFQGAGQKFRIRLSAGSRTNQILISFEEPWVYQRELAFGFEIYRTDSDFLSADYDEIRTGFEVYLRKRLFELVEGRLSYRLENVEISDVVSTAPQTIQDEAGSRSVSQVSWTMLRDTRDNLVFPTRGSRVQSITNVAGGPFLGQTNLVRQEIRAAKWFKTFDFLTQTIMFSGRTGTVFSYGGKDVPFFEKYFLGGPYTLRGFKFRQVGPQVGGEPVGGETMGLVQVEYTFRILEPLGFAVFYDGGFVNSGNFDWGTNEYNDDFGFGLRIILLGAPLNLDFGFPIQSTTYSDGSTNDDGMQFNFSFGTVF
- a CDS encoding OmpH family outer membrane protein; this translates as MIKKTALTLVALLSLTAFGFAQKTPLVLTVDMGQLYNDYWKAQEAQAKFNASVENAQQEIQAMIEEGMSMATDLQGMQEKISNPALTDASKQEIATEAQSKANLIRQKEAEVNNFRQQTDRTLQQRRQSIINLHLSEIREVVVEVAKEKGADLVLNTNGLAVVYFDESFDVTKDVLTKLNANKPQE
- the lpxD gene encoding UDP-3-O-(3-hydroxymyristoyl)glucosamine N-acyltransferase, with the protein product MRFSFSIEKLVDIIGSAEVEGSTNQEITDIASLSNAKAGDLSFLGNKKYTREVPESAASVILLPNTYEGSPSENQVFLRLENPSLALAKLCEEIEKLLMPKPATGIHASATVSDSATVDPTATIGPGCVISDGAKIGAGTHLEATVFIGHNVTIGNDCWIKPHVTVGDYCEIGNRVRLHAGAVIGSDGFGYETVNGVHHKVPQIGNVVVEDDVEIGANSTIDRARFSSTRIGAGTKIDNLVQIAHNVETGKGCIIVAQTGISGSTVLEDYVVTAGQAGIAGHLKLAKGTVIAAKSGLHSSTSPGQVLFGIPAIDANLAHRTDVLKKRLPDLFKRVAKLEDDLKTAE